The genomic window catactcagttgagagctatggagacaaaataaggaaaatcaccatgtaggaaaatgaacctagggtaaccctggaatgtggttgtatgacatgtgtatcaaatggaaggtattaaagagtattttaagagagagtaggccatagttttatggatggacgccatttagggatatcgccataaaggtggaccagggctgactctagaatttgtttgtacgatatgggtatcaaatgaaaggtgttactgagcattttaagagggagtgggccttaggtctatcggtggacgccttttcgagatatcgccattgaggtggaccaggggtgactctagaatgtgtttgtacgatatgggtatcaaatgaaaggtggtaatgagtattttaaaagggagtgggccttagttctataggtggacgccttttcgagatatcgccataaaggtggaccaggggtgactctagaatgtgtttgtacgatatgggtatcaaatgaaaggtggtaatgagtattttaaaagggagtgggccttagttctataggtggacgctttttcgagatatcgccataaaggtggaccaggggtgtctctagaatgtgtttgtatgatatgggaatcaaataaaaggtgttactgagcattttaagagggagtgggcattaggtctataggtggacgccttttcgagatatcgccattagggtgggccagggtgactctagaatgtttgtacgatatgggtatcaaacgaaaattgttactgagcattttaagagggagtgggcattaggtctataggtggacgccttttcgaaatgtcgccattagggtgggccatgggtgtctctagaatgtgtttgtatgatatgggaatcaaataaaaggtgttactgagcattttaagagggagtgggcattaggtctataggtggacgccttttcgagatatcgccattagggtgggccagggtgactctagaatgtttgtacgatatgggtatcaaacgaaaagtgttactgatcattttaagagggagtggacattaggtctataggtggacgccttttcgagatatcgccattagggtgggccaggggtgactctagaatgtttgtacgatatgggtatcaaacgaaaggtgttactgagcattttaagagggagtgggcattaggtctataggtggacgccttttcgagatatcgccattagggtggagcaggggtgactctagaatgtgtttgtacgatatggatatcaaattaaaggtattaatgagggttttaaaagcgagtggcccttagatgtatatgtgagggcgttctcgcgatatcgaccaaaatgtggaccaggtgatccagaaaatcatctgtcgggtactgctaatttatttatatatgcaataccactaacagtattcctgccaagattccaagggctgttgatttcgccttgtagaactttttcattttcttctacttaatatggtaggtgtcacacccattttacaaagttatccaatcaaagttaatatactctatgagctctgctcaactgagtataacaagtaagggcgAGACTGTGACCGATCTTGTCTATTTCTTATACAAAGTATGCCTTATATGTAAGCAtcctgtgaaatttcaagcttctagctccTAAAATAGGGAAGCAATGACGAAAACCCTCTTatccgaaaaatcggttgtacggcagatatatgtatgctatagtggtccgatccggtcagtTCCGCCAAATGATTAATCCGGCACCCAAATATATCGGCTCGCCCAATTTGCTCAAGATAggaaatttagggactagtttgcgttgaaACAAACAGATGGACAGACAGACAGGCGGACATGTCTTAATCAACTTAGATCAGcatcctgatcatttcagtatacttattggtgggtctatcttaatttctttaaggacttacaattttcaagaattcgaccaaagttaatataccatttcgttttcatgaaatttataaaaatgtgtaCAAGGGTCTTGTCGTTATCACTCTATTCGAAAAAGATTTCTTTCggatttggaaaaaatatatatgtaatttgACGTTTAGAATCGCATTGCCTTTCGAATGGAGTTACAGAATAAGGCCCCAGTTcaaataagaacaagtaaggtaggctaatttcgggtgtaaccgaacattacatactcagttgagagctttggagacaaaataagggaaaatcaccatgtaggaaaatgtacctagcgtaaccatggaatgtgtttgtatgacatgggtatcaaatggaaggtattaaagagtattttaaaagggagttggccatagttctataggtagacgccatttcgggatatcgccatagagctggaccaggggtgactctagaatgtgtttgtacgatatgggtatcaaatgaaaggtggtaatgagtattttaaaatggagtgatccttagttctataggtggacgccttttcgagatatcgccataaaggtggaccaggggtgactctagaatgtgtttgtacgatatgggtatcaaatgaaaggtggtaatgagtattttaaaagggagtgggccttagttctataggtggacgctttttcgagatatcgccatgaaggtgtaccaggggtgactctagaatgcgtttgtacgatatgggtatcaaattaaaggtattaatgaaggttttaaaaaggagtggcccttagttgtatatgtgaaggcgttttctagatatcgaccaatgtggaccagggtgacccagaacatcatatgtcgggtaccgctaatttagttatatatgtaataccacgaacagtattcctgccaacattccaaggccttttgatttcgccctgcagaattttttcattttcttctacttaatatggtaggtgtcacacccattttacaaagttttttctaaagttatattttgcgtcaataaaccaatccaattaccatgtttcatacctttttacctatttggtaaagaattattgcatttttttcatttttcgtaattttcgatgtcgaaaaagtgggcgtggtcatagtcggatttcggccattttttataccaagataaagtgagttcagataagtacgtgaactaagtttagtaaagatatatcacttttggctcaagttatcgtgttaacggccaagcggaaggacagacggtcgactgtttataaaaactgggcgtggcttgcaccgatttcgcccattttcacaggaaacagttatagtcatagaatctattcccctatcaaatttcacaaggattggtaaatttttgttcgacttatggcattaaaagtattctagacaaattaaatgaaaaagggcggaggcacacccattttgaaattttcttttatttttgtattttgttgcaccatatcattacaggtgttgaatgtttacataatttacttatatacggtaaagatattcaagtttttgttaaaattttacttttaaaattttttttttttaaagtggacgtgttctttatccgattttgctagcttttatttagcacacatatagtaataggtgtaacgttcctaccaaatttcatcatgatatctcgaacgactgccaaattacagcttgcaaaacttttatattaccttcttttaaaagtggtcggtgccacgaccattgtcgaaaattttactaatttctattctgcgtcataaggtcaacccacccacgaagtttcattgctttatccgtcttttgtaatgaattatcgcactttttcggttttttcgaaattttcgatatcgaaaaagtgggcgtgtataTTGTCTTAATTATGTAgacacaataaataaaaaatatatataaaaaatacttTGAACTTCAAAAGCCAACACCTACATAtgggctaacttcgaaaaatatagtaattttttttttgtaccttcAGCCTTCTCTTTGAAAAATTGGTTTGGTCCAACACTCAGCCGATTGATGTTCATTGCAGTTTTTCTTATccaaagaaaatttaagaaattaaataTTCCTCTGTTTTTAGAATTGAAAACAACACCTTCACACCGCTCCAACTAAGACGAACTGTGAGCGAAACAAATTCAACCGCACGTTCAATTATGCCTTCAATAAAATCATCAAATAGTAGCAATGCTTCACAGCAAACAGTCATATCAGTTGCATCAAAAAAGTCACTACAATTCTCCACACCAACAAAACGAATGTCACCTAGAAAAAAGAATATACCATTGACCACACCAAAGAAATATATTTTACAACGACACACAAGTGCTCAAATGTCTATAGCGCCTTATAAAAGTGCACAATCTTTGCAAACAATTGAAACTATTGTGCCTGGTCCAATGACACGTAGACGCAGTTCAATACATAGTACAATCAATATGAGCCTTAGTACATTTGTACCGAATACTCCCGATTTATTAGGGACGCCACAAACAAAACAAATACAATTTGGTGCAATAGCTGAAGAAAATGATGATAAACAAGCCGTTGTTGCAATaacaaaagaaaatgaaaataaaacgaGCAGTCCTAAAAATTCACGTAGTCCGAAGAGTGCAAGAGGTGGTGCTGTAACTAAGCGGCGCATTATCAGACGACGTACGACATATACGAATCAAACACCTGACATGTCGCCAGTAAAGTCACCGGAAAAACCGAAGGCTAAGCCAATGAATAAACGGCGCACTTTATATACACCTAATTTAGTTGAGGAAAATGTAACATCTGAATTATTATTAACGAATATGAATGAACATACAAAAGTACTTGATGAAAATCTCTTACAATTTGCGCTTACACCCACCACCACATTGATTGGTAGTAGCCAAGTGAGTAAAACAAAGGAGCCAATTATTGGCTGTAGAAAGGATAATATTGCAACTGGTGCACTTATAGATGAACATTCCTCAACAATGGTATTCAGTTCAACACGTTTACCGAGTGCTAATCGAAGACGTACTCTATTTGATGTTTCAATGGATATTATACAACAACGTTTACATAATATAAATAATTCCGCCAGACGTTCGGTAGCTAAAGAATTCACAGCAAATAATGAAATCGAAAGTCCTAGCATattaccaccaacaacaacacaaaccaTACTTTCTGCAGCGAAACGTATAAACGAAATAATAAACATTGATGCAACGCCAACTCCGACAACACCTGCTACAATAACAGCAACAGCAAATGTTAATACTACACCGCCTAAAACAATCAAAAAACGTAAGTTATTTGTACCAAATGATACTTCACTCATTTTAACTGCCACACCACCAATGACATCGTCAGCAAAAAAGACAAGCGCAGCTGATGCAACAAGCGCTAAGCGCAGGCGCACCATAACACCGCAAGTTTTAACAAAATCACGCAAAAGTACAGTAATAGCAAATACAAAGTCAGAAGTTATGATTAATCAAACACAAAAAACAACTTTAAATGGAAATCTAATAAATGGTGCAGTGCAATCGGTGCCAATGCTagcaaataataatataataagtaTGGGAGCTCCACGAGAAGAAGGTGGTGGGGCGTGTACAGTGTCCAAACTAAGCAGTGAAATCGAGTTGTCTGGGCCAGTATTAAGCGCAAAGTGCATTTCCACCGCTGTTATAGAAAAGGGACCTACTCTTGGCGATGGTGGTGGTGGCGGTGGCCTAACAGTAAATGAGGTGAATAAAGTTGTaaccacaacaacagcaatatTACCAAACGTTAAAGGTTCATTCGTTAGCATAATATCAAGTAAAGCTGCTGATGCCACAATAAAGCAacagttaatacaacaacaacaggatgtaATGGAAGTTGACGAAAATGTGGCAGTAAATACACCACAAACCGAATTAGCGCTAAATTTAAACGCACAAACTTCAAAAAATATGGAAGCAACAGCAGCTTCACATACGGTATCAACAGCAGCAACTTTGCTTACAAAAAGCgctgcaacaacagcaacagccgTCGGCGCAGCAATATCGAATCAATTAATTACCTCCACACAACCTAAAGTAGTGAAAAAGCAACAAATGAGTGCAATACCCGTTACAATGAaagatgctgttgttgttggtgcgaCAGGATCGTGCACTCAAATGCAACGTAATGAAGCGGCTGGTGGTAAAAAGTGGCCATATATTGTTTGTACCAATATGCATCGTGAACAAATCAAAGTGATGCGTGAGGTGCGTAAACAGCGTTAAGATATTTTTAGGTGTTTAATAAACTGTTGtagtgtaaaaaaatatatatatttgaaagAAGGTAACAAAGACTGACGGGtagtattcaaaaaaaaaaatatttgaaagaagGTATCAAAGCCTGAGGGGTAGTATTCAAAGAGCAGCTTAGATGCggtcgaaaatttttaaaactaatgGTAGTTTTTATCAACAGTGTTCTGGAATCCCATTGACGTCATAAGCGGAGTTGAAACCAGTAACTATGTTTTCTAGTGATTCTCAAATTCTTGACTCGACGCTCGAACTACATTTCTGTAACTGAAttcaaaagttaaagttaatatagacagaaatgaaatggaaaatataatttcaaatGCGAGAATTAAGttatagaataataaaaacaacttTTGTGTAAATTTGTCGAACCGATTTATCGGATATCCCTCGTTTATTCATAGAAAATACAAAAGGTTTATAAAGCTTTATAAAATGTTATTTCTattcaaattttcaattttaagaacTTTACAGACCAATATTTCCCAAAAGCCACATACCTTATCTTCGCAAGGAACTTTTATTAATCGCAAACTGAATTATAACCCTTAAGATAAAAGCATAGTTCATCGCCAAATCTAGACCTTGACTGAGCAAATTTCAAGTCTAATCCGAAGCTAAGTTCTGGAAGTTATTGTGGCCATATGAACTCAAGCTAAAAATTTGACAATCGACCTATCGGTTTTATTTTCGAAGCTATATACCTTTATTGggacaaattttaaaatctcCTTTTTTTTTCTGGTTATTTCTAATGCTTGAAACGGCTTCGAAAATTTTGAAGAATTTTGTAGGACTTGCTCTCAAGTATGagtcaaaaataaaatcaaatgtaTCCCTCTGATTTGAATACTACCCTATATAGCGCAGTtcgaatatgtatatgtatgtataattttgttttaattacaatatATTTCACATAGAAATTAGAGTCGTGCATATGCTCAGAGGAACATTACCCCatatcggctgccagttcgaaaacaCCCTACATTTGCAAATTTTTTCATACGATAAACGGAAAGTCTCTAATTTCAAAATTTGGTTGAACTTGATATATTTTGAGTAGAGATTGcgtgttcttcaaccgaattccgATATAcggcatttttaaaataaaatctttGCCTTGAGCAAAGTTTGAAATGTACAGTTGTGAATACAAACAGCTACAAAATTGTTATCACATTTAATtagttatttttgtcttttatttaattttgttaacttaagaaaaCACTAATGAATTGTTTAACTAAAACTgcaaaaccaatttcaaaaacgtttttgcaAGTATATCccaaaccattctcaagttgaagaactacatttgagaaaaagttgagagaatatttagcttcaaatgattaataatgctgaatatcaaactgagaattaatgtttcaaattattctcaagttgaagaccgacgtttgagaaaaagtcgagaaaatattttgtttcaaatgataaataatgttgaatatcaaactaagaatcaatgtttttctcaaacatttgagatttttgttttcagtgtttgttgggtacttatacatacatacacatatgaactgcgctatacatacatatatacagctaATGTGGCAAGAACCTTTTTTCATCTGCGCTGGCGCTGGCGTATGTTTCTAATGAACTAAATGTTTGGTAATATTTTACAATTAATTTGTCTAAATTTGGTTAAgctcaaagtaatttttttattataactattttaaaatttagtttcttattttatttaaaattaaacaaaaaattgttgaaaTGTTCGacattagcaatttttttttatttattttaagtttgTTTCGATTTTCctcatttcttttatttcaaactttaattgtttttattttatgttagttTTAAtttcttattataattttatttctaaaattctgtAGGTATCCAcctttgtatactttttaattgattTCTTATTGTGTTGAAATGCTTAGCAAATGCTCTTTTGTTGGAATTTGATTATCACAATTGCttacaaaaattaatattgaagatAATGCAAATATGCGTACATGTGTACATACTTGggatcagacctgttaaataatgattactaatggtaatgattagccgttccattgattattttctttaaacgccatttaatgattacttgtcattattttctatttttaatgattacttttcaattaattaaaaaaatcaaacattatcaaaaaaaatcaaaaataatcaagaaagaggatttttaatttttttctttttacttttttccataatcggaaaaaatcgtgttttttttttaatggtaatcaattagtaattgccttttttggaaaacaattgaaataattattggccattaaaatagcatctaatttaacaggtctgcttaGGATAGTTCTGGAATCTGAATATTAATGTAATTCTCAATTTGATTTCAATAAGAAATCAGTATTGATCATCTATCTAATGGTATGTCTTTGACATTAGAATTCACACCAAACATTTTTCACTCTGTTTGCTACAGCCAACAGATTCCGCAGCAATCCTGacttttgatttaaaatattCCTTAACAAGGAAATATTTGCCTTATTAAATGACAATGCTCCTCATATTATGCTTTGTACATAAATAAAAGACAATTATACCCTTGTTGAAAGTATACAATTTAAAGAAATGTTATTCATTCGTATTTttctaattaattaaatattttttgaaataaatgagagaaaatatacatacatacttgcagTTTAGTTTTTATATGATTATTTTATGCTTTTGACATAGAATGCGCGCGCATTTTTTACAAGAAttacatgatgtaataataaaggtgatgtcaacaacataacctcactttttcggcagctctatttgccagtatttacttgtactataaaagtaataaattttgattgcttcatTTTTCGTTCAAGTTTcctcaaaaaaaaagttttctcctAAATTTTACCTATAGTCTattggggaatacaaagttacgttaatctttaTGTCTAAACAATTCTGGTAGCAGCTTATATAGTTATTATtattctaaacgtatagtaaaatctactccgactgtagtagaactcaaagatgatagacaaccctttaaattatgcatgccgaacttgtcagaataagggaaaacgtcaacgggattaCAGCACCTAAATATTAATTTAATCATTGAAAATTACTCCTCATGCGAATATGCCCAAAAAAAATctgggctcgaatcgtaacatacgttCACGGATCGGCagccatacgaaagaaaattacgtgagaCTTTAAATGTATAAACagaatgggattataacatacgatagcaaacggaacgtaatttattttcaattcacaataaattttacgatccacattaggttggattgtatttttagctcacaatagattttgaactgccaaattggttgccaaaaatataaaaaataaagtaaataactgcgatgaatccaattttattgttttgtttgtaaTAGCGAAGGCGACGAAAAGATAGTCCGAAGGCGGTTAAGAGAGTGAGAGTGTACTTATCGAACAAAGAGcaagcatatcatttatgtattatttctttgtaacaaaaaattattgcagtttcttgTAGAGATTTCGCTTAACTCAAAAAGtttttagttactttctggagaGGTTAgatttgaagcaagccgataccaaagcgggtgtctcgccatgaattctgccaatatttccttttggcttggattaagcttgtttgaaGTCGACCTTTGTTAACAATAAGAgtatgttattatattttatttattcatctattttaacaattttcttacattttcaatgaaatttgtgtgtatacgatcgccagtttgtgttcgaatgaaagtggaacgtaaCGTGTACATTCACTCACTCGgcacgtatgttgcgatccaaaattacgatcgaagtagtacgttcacgtatgtcataatccgaaaatcatgtgtttacgtgacgagttatacgatcacggatgttacgatttcgCCCCTGCATATTTCATGTTATTACATAAAAACCCCCAGCAACAACTTTTTTCAGTGCACTTATGCCACTACTATAAAAAAAGGTGTGAGTACCAAGAAGTAGTAaaattcgatgtgtaaacattcaGGTGTATGAACTCttgaaaataatttgtttaagggcttcattctgtattctgaacgacgaacgattcgccttcaaacgatttcgtctagcaatggtgttctctatcattttcgttcggcctttacatttattactttatgtcaaaTAGAAAGGCGAAAGCagttgtcaaatgatatgttgccatcgtttagcatagtgcaaatacactagctcTTCGTCTCTTAGGCGAAACGAACTttctatttaagaattcatgagcttaacaccggcttataataattgaatagaaagaaagaaacatttactgacatattgcgatggtaccatttcgaaaacagccacgtaatcatcatcaaggAAACAAATGCAAGGAGGATAGCCTattggttaaggcaactgcagttttaccgtatgattcgcggttcgaatctcggtgaaacctttgataacattacgaaattgcctgatgatgattatgtggcggttttcgaaatgataccatcgcaatatgccagtaaatatttctttccttcttttcagtttctcttagaaaaacataataattgaatattcatagatttttttttttgctttactttatatcattttattttactttattgtattttatgttgttttatttttttcgttttatttaataaatttttttttgcactttttacGCATGTTCTTACACATTATTATCCAGTACTCCGAGCAGTACATATGTATACCAATACTACAAACTACGCCTGCATTTACGTtctacatatatcccccatatagtACCACTTGCGAATACTACACTTACTCTTACATCTTGGCATGTGTCGAAACTAGATGGGATGCTTCCCCTCAGATTTATGGTTCTCATGATGACAACTGCGTGTATCGAATTCTTAACAAGCCTCGTCTGAAATAATTTTACCATGCTTAACCATTTCTGATAGTGTTgcgaactatcgaatgaaaactatcgagttattcgatagttcgctcattttcattcattcgatagtcatttgaaattcgttcattactattttttcgaattactagtttttggtatgaatgattcgttcattgcttttttttttcgaatcgttcgttctatttaaatttttactgtgcatatatcagtgatCTCAATAAAAAAGGTATTCAAATAACTTTTAACGCTTAGCATACTTCAACCTAATCGAGAAACGTTTTAAGCgttttaattatttcaaatttttatctgaGAAAGTGCTTCTAACTATTTAAATTGTGTAgagatatttataatgcggcctggattgaagagatcttcgGATTGGCAGTTTTTCACCAAAAATTAACTTCATTGTCATTTTTggtgccatatacatatatatatgtatgcagaatttaaattttctggaaGCACATCAAATTTAATTaaccatctacgccgtaagcatccgtcttcctcagaacaaaCGAATGTAACTTCAGGGGAAGTAGCGCCTGTAATTTCTGAAGAGGAACGTAGTTCAACTACTCTTTCGCCAACTACTGCAGTAAGTACAGTGAGCAGTTCCTTAACAGTACCTGtcgaagacatttccaatagtagatgtttgagaaggactgttcaagAAAAATTATGTTGTTGAACAATACAGATACAAATTTTCACTAATCTtctgtgctgttgttgttgttgtagcgccaTAAAATCTCCCCAAAGGTTTGGGGGAGTACTGACATTGGCCATATGAATTGGTAAGACCAAAAAACTCAGAGGGTTGCGAACCAAAACCTTTTGCATATCATGCATGCGCTTTGCATAATACGTAACAAAGGCATTAAAATTGAATATTTGCATTATTTACTTGAACAAAATTTACCCCATTTTAGTCACGTTCAACATTTTGTCTTATATAAGTTTGTTCCTTAGCTACCCCGGGGTGTAaccaaaacaatccagaaattgttcttttgtaTAGTAAATGTACTACAAAAAACATCGGTACTGGCCTCGGGCTAGCTAAAGAGTagatcaaatgaatgaatgaaaaaattgattcgatagttaaaatcattcagtaactaactatcgatagttgaattcattcgatagttcccaacactaattTCTGAATTATAGGGCTGTCAAGCGggcaaaatcaaataaataacttagccctaaaaaaattttgcatatttttaggagGAAGTACTCTAGGCCGGAATTCGTGTTTTTCGAAacgatgaagtgaaaaaaaatttaatgtttgaagaaattttagttttaaattCTTTTTCATCAATTCTCTGCGACTTCTATTGCTGGTGCTAAGTGGTGAAATTCGCAGAAGCAACTTAAATGTAACTTATTCCATGGTGCCGGCGTAACAGTAACAGAGATAGCACCAGTTCGGCGAATGTTCTTTTATCTGTGAAATTAGAGAAATGGGATGTATTATGTTACATGGATATATGCAATTTTAAGTCTCTTTAACAACGACAACAAGGCGAAAATccattgtatgggatatatatgttttgtaacgaatttagggaaattctgcttatttgaaaccttctgctaacgttcgaaccgCTAAACTtgtgaataaatcactccaatatttagtggtgcaaactggtctttattaagattactttgagggtagtacttcacaattatacttcacagcctatagcgtgtttaaatcaactgattacttattactcagcttgcgctgcttttatactctcggtttcctcgttcacccatttctcctaaggtctagtcacttcgcgaacttcatacttggttaccagccatatacatgtat from Eurosta solidaginis isolate ZX-2024a chromosome 3, ASM4086904v1, whole genome shotgun sequence includes these protein-coding regions:
- the MCPH1 gene encoding microcephalin — protein: MDKFVTRTKTWQTITYTSTLQKSKKDLQTKNGMMKRKPLRESQIQQNITTTEINSPLGSNARRLSIRDESLLKIFTSKPDQPLIPVLNEDSGLSSSSQGSLDNFEVLPHAVAANHNKTLLAIQAGNLCELSDYVNSADDTRTQQKLLISQTPPPETFNEVLIVNKQTHYPVSTTSNNIGITSNNNNSPQSPQMNNNNHNDIVVATTCNKEHIGISQNPQMARIQRDMNSPSANLRVRAIRALKNPTKAAYSNFDIPHEEQDIISLEERQPPPPPSIEELMRDIVVYVEVRTGEDNRSEGVKKVISQLGARVNDKLLRGTTHVIFKDGLLSTYKKAKNWNIPIVSILWVEACKNKRLICDPKEYPISNIDRYENPELYDKMKRHKSMQPDSECNKRIRLKQGTTATKDSTPKTVAETLTKTTTAVNDNTPKSSRKQTDISQFFSKLANVNSTPGSATSIAQSRDIPESPATQLLNRIENNTFTPLQLRRTVSETNSTARSIMPSIKSSNSSNASQQTVISVASKKSLQFSTPTKRMSPRKKNIPLTTPKKYILQRHTSAQMSIAPYKSAQSLQTIETIVPGPMTRRRSSIHSTINMSLSTFVPNTPDLLGTPQTKQIQFGAIAEENDDKQAVVAITKENENKTSSPKNSRSPKSARGGAVTKRRIIRRRTTYTNQTPDMSPVKSPEKPKAKPMNKRRTLYTPNLVEENVTSELLLTNMNEHTKVLDENLLQFALTPTTTLIGSSQVSKTKEPIIGCRKDNIATGALIDEHSSTMVFSSTRLPSANRRRTLFDVSMDIIQQRLHNINNSARRSVAKEFTANNEIESPSILPPTTTQTILSAAKRINEIINIDATPTPTTPATITATANVNTTPPKTIKKRKLFVPNDTSLILTATPPMTSSAKKTSAADATSAKRRRTITPQVLTKSRKSTVIANTKSEVMINQTQKTTLNGNLINGAVQSVPMLANNNIISMGAPREEGGGACTVSKLSSEIELSGPVLSAKCISTAVIEKGPTLGDGGGGGGLTVNEVNKVVTTTTAILPNVKGSFVSIISSKAADATIKQQLIQQQQDVMEVDENVAVNTPQTELALNLNAQTSKNMEATAASHTVSTAATLLTKSAATTATAVGAAISNQLITSTQPKVVKKQQMSAIPVTMKDAVVVGATGSCTQMQRNEAAGGKKWPYIVCTNMHREQIKVMREAIGTLGGLQLSHFVNDETTHVISFEPRRTLNLLRALIRGLWILDYKWVLDSLKAGQWLNEEEYELRVFSRAVEICRTERQAFGKTYKCELFSDLGTFYISSRCGPISKDNLKELIELCGGKVVDHRKRAKYILGDPHKTLEDKIYVTPFWVLDSITQMQVMRYQKYVYPATSSPTKTQQTQLPQSNIADGVSSN